A single Actinomycetota bacterium DNA region contains:
- a CDS encoding DUF72 domain-containing protein: protein MVRPVCEDGGGREGGRVPGRGANGDVRVGTASWTDRTLIRDSDWYPRRSMSAEERLRYYAERFKVVEVDATYYYPPTAELAALWTQRTPDDFRMDIKAFSLLTHHPASPDAVWDDVLADLPVEHQGRRRVYLSHLPSDAVDRAFEHVRTALMPLHSAGKLGAVFFQFPPWFRPGRAARDYLAQLPQRLPDYDLAVEFRHRSWIDGADADRTLDLLEELGLAYVCVDEPQGFETSVPPVVAATTDRLAVIRFHGHNRETWEKEGITAAERFAYLYSTEELAQWAARVQQLSVQARETHAIMNNCYRDYGVRNAAQLAQLLDVRPDPRP, encoded by the coding sequence ATGGTACGCCCGGTGTGCGAGGATGGCGGCGGCCGTGAAGGAGGTCGGGTGCCGGGACGGGGCGCCAACGGCGACGTCCGCGTCGGCACGGCCTCGTGGACCGATCGGACGCTGATCCGTGACAGCGACTGGTACCCGCGCCGGTCGATGAGCGCCGAGGAGCGACTGCGCTACTACGCGGAACGGTTCAAGGTGGTCGAGGTCGACGCGACCTACTACTACCCGCCCACCGCGGAGCTGGCCGCGCTGTGGACCCAACGCACGCCCGACGACTTCCGCATGGACATCAAGGCGTTCTCGCTCCTCACCCACCACCCCGCATCACCCGATGCGGTGTGGGACGACGTCCTCGCCGACCTGCCTGTCGAGCACCAGGGCAGGCGGCGGGTGTACCTCTCGCACCTGCCGTCGGATGCGGTCGACCGCGCCTTCGAGCACGTCCGCACGGCGCTGATGCCGTTGCACTCCGCGGGGAAGCTCGGAGCGGTGTTCTTCCAGTTCCCGCCGTGGTTCCGCCCCGGCCGAGCGGCACGCGACTACCTCGCGCAGCTCCCGCAGCGGCTCCCCGACTACGACCTCGCGGTCGAGTTCCGCCACCGTTCGTGGATAGACGGGGCGGACGCCGACCGCACCCTCGACCTGTTGGAGGAGCTGGGTCTGGCCTACGTGTGCGTCGACGAGCCGCAGGGCTTCGAGACCTCCGTCCCGCCGGTCGTCGCCGCGACCACGGACCGCCTGGCGGTGATCCGGTTCCACGGCCACAACCGCGAGACCTGGGAGAAGGAGGGCATCACGGCCGCGGAGCGGTTCGCCTACCTGTACTCCACCGAGGAGCTGGCCCAGTGGGCAGCCCGCGTCCAGCAGCTCAGCGTCCAAGCCCGCGAGACACACGCGATCATGAACAACTGCTACCGCGACTACGGGGTACGCAACGCCGCGCAGCTCGCGCAGCTGCTGGACGTGCGCCCCGACCCCCGGCCCTAG
- a CDS encoding 2,3-diphosphoglycerate synthetase: MADRSGMYGDRPAGGARAVVLVDGEHHPPVLRRALTRLADDGIEPVQVVVLGGGEKLDEPGVPPDLGVPARWPASAEHELLKILRDTGPDVVVDLSGPPVVEAPRRLRLAAIALAAGVPYDSPGVRYTPPDLPSLTTRPTVAVVATGKRTGKTAMSGAFVRHAQRRGRTPVVVAMGRGGPPEPTVIPAGEALNPDRLLEVVEAGGHAASDFYEDAVTTGAASIGCYRVGDGPAGEVALSNVAAGVTRSEEQPGDLTVLEGSGSALPPCAADATALIVPADEDPGQLLSSLPLRFVLADAVLISFAGEDADDAHLKTLVRSVRELLNELPRRDDQPVPEPVLTDLRPHPLGDVSGRRVFVVSTARGRAADRLTKTLEERFGATVVGASQNLADRPALLDDLSHAPAHDALVTELKAAAVDVVVRTARDQGTDVVFCDNRPEPVRGVDVDALEGAFDRLLSLADRRHRARR, encoded by the coding sequence GTGGCCGACCGCAGCGGGATGTACGGCGACCGTCCGGCGGGTGGCGCCCGCGCTGTGGTGCTGGTCGACGGGGAGCACCACCCGCCCGTCCTGCGTCGAGCCCTGACGCGGCTGGCCGACGACGGGATCGAACCGGTCCAGGTGGTCGTGCTCGGCGGCGGCGAGAAGCTCGACGAGCCGGGCGTGCCCCCCGACCTCGGTGTGCCGGCCCGCTGGCCGGCGTCGGCCGAGCACGAGCTGCTGAAGATCCTGCGCGACACCGGACCTGACGTCGTGGTCGACCTGTCGGGTCCGCCGGTGGTCGAGGCGCCCCGCCGGCTGCGGCTGGCAGCGATCGCTCTGGCGGCGGGCGTCCCGTACGACTCTCCGGGGGTGCGTTACACGCCGCCGGACCTGCCGTCGCTCACCACCCGGCCGACCGTCGCGGTCGTGGCGACGGGCAAGCGGACCGGGAAGACCGCCATGTCGGGAGCGTTCGTTCGCCACGCCCAGCGACGCGGCCGCACACCGGTGGTGGTGGCCATGGGGCGGGGCGGGCCGCCCGAACCGACCGTCATCCCCGCCGGGGAAGCGCTCAACCCCGACCGGCTGCTGGAGGTCGTCGAAGCGGGTGGGCACGCCGCCAGCGACTTCTACGAGGACGCCGTGACGACCGGTGCCGCGAGCATCGGCTGCTACCGCGTCGGCGACGGCCCTGCCGGCGAGGTCGCGCTGTCCAACGTGGCCGCCGGCGTGACCCGGTCCGAGGAGCAGCCCGGCGACCTGACCGTCTTGGAGGGCTCCGGTTCGGCCTTGCCGCCGTGTGCAGCCGACGCCACGGCGCTGATCGTCCCCGCCGACGAGGACCCGGGGCAGTTGCTGTCGTCGCTGCCACTGCGGTTCGTCCTGGCGGATGCGGTCCTGATCAGCTTCGCCGGTGAGGACGCCGACGACGCCCACCTCAAGACGCTCGTGCGGTCGGTCCGCGAGCTGCTGAACGAGCTACCGCGCCGTGACGATCAGCCGGTCCCCGAACCCGTTCTCACCGACCTGCGACCCCACCCCCTGGGTGACGTCTCCGGTCGGCGGGTGTTCGTCGTGAGCACCGCCCGCGGTCGTGCGGCCGACCGTCTGACGAAGACCCTGGAGGAGCGCTTCGGCGCGACGGTGGTGGGGGCCAGCCAGAACCTCGCCGACCGGCCGGCCCTCCTCGACGATCTCTCGCATGCGCCGGCACACGATGCGCTGGTCACCGAGTTGAAGGCGGCGGCGGTGGACGTCGTCGTGCGCACCGCCCGTGACCAGGGAACCGACGTCGTCTTCTGCGACAACCGTCCCGAGCCGGTCCGTGGCGTCGACGTCGATGCTCTGGAGGGGGCCTTCGACCGGCTGCTCAGCCTCGCCGACCGGCGTCACCGCGCGCGCCGCTGA
- a CDS encoding ferrochelatase, with the protein MPRRSYGRFDDRPHDYDAVLYLSFGGPEAPEDVIPFLERVIRGRNVPRARLDEVAEHYYLFGGVSPLNAHNRAVIAALREELANRGPDLPVYWGNRNWHPLVGDTVGRMRDDGVRRAVCFITSAYSSYSSCRQYREDIARARAEVGADAPEIDPIRPFYNHPGFIEPQARKVNVALHAIPDHRRAAAHLSFTAHSIPVTMAEASDYQAQLEEACSLVAGRVGGDHPWALVWQSRSGPPEVPWLEPDIIDHLDSLHAADITDVVVVPIGFVSDHLEVRFDLDVEAAAHAASVGLHRVRADTVGADPTYVRMIRDLIVERSAAQPHRPALGARGPCHDVCGTGCCVPT; encoded by the coding sequence GTGCCGCGGCGCAGCTACGGCCGGTTCGACGACCGGCCGCACGACTACGACGCGGTCCTGTACCTGTCGTTCGGCGGGCCCGAGGCGCCCGAGGACGTCATCCCGTTCCTCGAACGGGTGATCCGCGGCCGCAACGTCCCACGCGCGCGTCTCGACGAGGTCGCCGAGCACTATTACCTCTTCGGCGGCGTCAGCCCGCTGAACGCACACAACCGGGCTGTGATCGCAGCCCTGCGTGAAGAGCTGGCGAACCGGGGCCCCGATCTGCCGGTGTACTGGGGCAACCGCAACTGGCATCCGTTGGTGGGCGACACGGTCGGTCGCATGCGTGACGACGGCGTTCGTCGTGCCGTGTGCTTCATCACATCCGCCTACAGCTCGTACTCCAGCTGCCGCCAGTACCGCGAGGACATCGCCCGTGCCCGGGCCGAGGTCGGGGCCGACGCCCCGGAGATCGACCCGATCCGCCCGTTCTACAACCACCCGGGGTTCATCGAGCCCCAGGCACGGAAGGTGAACGTCGCGCTGCACGCCATCCCCGATCACCGCCGCGCCGCCGCTCATCTGAGCTTCACCGCGCACAGCATCCCGGTCACGATGGCCGAGGCCAGCGACTACCAGGCCCAGCTGGAGGAGGCGTGCAGCCTCGTGGCCGGACGCGTCGGCGGCGACCATCCCTGGGCGCTCGTGTGGCAGAGCCGCAGTGGCCCGCCGGAGGTCCCGTGGCTGGAGCCCGACATCATCGACCACCTCGACAGCCTGCATGCTGCTGACATCACCGACGTGGTGGTCGTCCCGATCGGGTTCGTCAGCGATCATCTCGAGGTCCGCTTCGATCTCGACGTCGAGGCGGCTGCCCACGCGGCGTCGGTCGGCCTGCACCGCGTGCGTGCGGACACCGTCGGCGCCGACCCCACGTACGTCCGGATGATCCGCGACCTGATCGTCGAGCGTTCGGCCGCGCAACCGCACCGTCCCGCCCTCGGCGCTCGGGGGCCATGTCACGACGTGTGCGGCACCGGCTGCTGTGTCCCGACGTGA